DNA from Tachypleus tridentatus isolate NWPU-2018 chromosome 8, ASM421037v1, whole genome shotgun sequence:
GCAATCACGGGTTGGAATTCTACCTCTGAACGTGTACGCCCTTTTCGTTGAAGGGACATTAGTCGTAACTGTCTGTTGTATTCTTTATTCGTAAATAGTACCCTCTTGgttatcgcttcaaaattagggacagcttacGCAGGCAGCTGTCGAGTATCTTTGAACAAAATTAAGTAAACAAAGAATCCCTCAACTCTAATGAAATAcctaattattaaattttatgaataaaagtttTTCTCAACTAATatcttaatcttttttttttttaagtcagcACAAAGTTAGATACCAAGacgtaaaatatttagaattaattaCTAAGAATAAGTTTGGTATGTTTAGGAGagcaaaaaaaacatttgtaagtatTTATTGGTTTGTATTAGAGCCCCGTATATAAATAGGTTCTTTTGGATCATCTAGAAATAGAAGCTGTTGATAATTCGTTTCCCACAAGGTAAATATTAATGTTGGCCAACAGAATAATCGGCAAGGTTTTGTAAATAACcacaaattacacaaaactgatTCAGACTCACAGTTTAATAGTTaggaatttctttattaaaatataataaacaatgcaCCTTCGAAGTAACCCATTGAAACTGTCGTAGAGGTGGGAGCTACGTACTgcccataaaaacaacaaaaataagataACCAGTTTCACCATTGAAACCAGATAGGACTGTTATCTCATGAAACCGGAGAAGATAATTATCTCACGAAACCAGAAGGGCAATCATCttagacatttattttataaaacaaaaaataaacaactatatcATGAAACTGGAAAATACAATTATCTCATGAAACCAGAAAATACAATTACCTCATGAAACCGGAAGACAATTATTTCAAGAAACCAGGAAAGCCAATTATTTCATTAAACcggaaaaaaacattattaaaccaATTGCAAAATATCTTgatgtttatgttaaaaatatttttcatttttattcacgGTTAAGTGCATTTTTCGAATATGAAGTTAATACATGAGAAACTACCAATATTTGATTCTCTTAGAATTTTGCTTTCCTTTTACTTAGCAACAGGTCAACCCTAAGGATTTTATGACTCAATAAACCTTGTTTTGATACGTGCGGGGAACAGAACACAGAAAGCTTATTGTGTACCTTTGCGTTTAAAACATGCACACAAATTACCTGAACATGCACAGTAAATATATTCACTTACGTTGTCTACTAAATTATCCgtaaagttttctttgttgtatataagtctttgtttttatttttaccttagcAAGTGTCTTATTTTGAAAGTcatttgtttataatatgaatAGCAACAAATACCCTGTTTTTCTCACTTTTCCTCTACTTCTTAAATTAACAACAGTTTGTCTTTACGTTATCtccaaaaaaatttttttttagaataggAAATGTTCATTTGTTTATCTGCAGTTATGTTTGATTAACCTTTATTTCTGGATCGTCTTTTATCTATTTCCTGTAGGGTTGTAGTTCATTTAGTTGTAGTTTATTTACTCTTGGCTTCTGTTTTCGTTTCAGAAACGAGCAGTAGATGGAAGAACAAAACAGGAAATAAGACTATTATGCTGCTATATTTAAGCTCAAATTTACAAATCACAAGTATGGATACctattttttagcattataagccgtCAGACATGCCACTGAGGGGGAAGATcgaagttttcagttttatctccTGGTATACTCAGTTATTTTTTCTACGTTTCAAGGAAATAATATTACTTAGTAATTAAACAAACGATTCACTCTCTGACATGATCCGTGAAAGAAAAATCGAGAATCTTCAATAGCTGCGGCAGTATTGAGATTTTAAATCGGTAATAGAACGGAGTTTTGAGCCAAAAGGTTGTACTTAAACAAAAATAAGTCAGATCCATTCAACGAGACGCTATGCTGTAACTAAAGATTTGtcttaaataaaaccaaattaattaaatatgttctttaattttgtaggttgcgctttcaatttatttaagtaatttctaGTTATTCTGTTGCTATCCACATAATATTTATCTAACATGTTCTTCATCCAGATTCGTAATTGATACTCTTTCTATATGAATCAGTTTTCCATCTCGGTCATTTTTTCATCAGGATCAGTTTTTTATTTGGATAGGCTTTTCCAGTTCTATAGTTGGATAACCTACTCTCAGTTATCTATTAACATACTTTGTTTACGTCGTTTGTCTTGGATTTCATAGCCATCTTCCAATTATTTGCTGACCTCCTTCTTCCATTTTCATCAGTTTCCTCGTGTTCTATTTCAACATATATTTTCCATCTATTACCTActaattttttctgtattttttatcgcCTTCTTCAACGTTTTCTTGTGGTCGCTTTCTACTTGATCTGGCTCTAACATCATTATAATGGCTCAGTTAAGATATGTTACTTTTACCGTTACTTATAAATTCAGTTTTCCTTGTAGCTGTGGACCACTTCCTTTCTAATTCCATTTGAACGTTTTATGTTATTAGTTTATCATTTTTCAGTTACCAAAATATACAAGTACTAGTACACAAAACCTCCGGCGAGACAACCCACGATTGATATACGACCAATTTTACCATAAAATTAGTTATTACAAGAACGTAAACGGTGGCCAGTAAGCACCATTAAGAATTAGTTCGTGATTACCGGTAATTTATAACTAtatgtacataaacaaaatacaatgaaAGCTACTGACGATTTCCATTAAGATACATGAGTAAAAAGCACGAGGAAAGAAGCTAGTATTGTTAGAaacatcgttacagttttacctcatatttaagttttactcgtgttggacgtagctagtatttttactaacaaaatttaaattttacttcataTTCAATTTTTACTCATTTTGGACGTAGCtggtattgttagttatataacTTAAGTTTTACTTCATATTCAGTTTTAATTCATGTTAAGCGTAGctagtatttaaagtaaaaatgttttagctTTACTTCATATTCCAGTTTTACTCACGCTGGACGTAGCTAATAtagttagtaaaataatttaaattttacttcataTTCAATTTTTATTCACGTGGAAgtagctagtattgttagtaatataatttaagttttacttcATAATCAATTTTTactcatgttggacgtagctagtattgttagttatatcgtTCCAGTTCCACTCATATTAGACGTatctagtattgttagtaatatcgttttagtttttcttaatattcaaatttttctAATGTTGGGCGTAGCTGGTATTGTCAGTAATATAGCTTTAGTTTTACTTCATATTCAAGTTTTactcatgttggacgtagctcgtattgttagtaatatcgtttaagttttactcatgttggacgtagctggtattgttagttatatcgtTCCAGTTCTACTCATGTTAGACGTGTCTAGTATTCTTAGTAATATCGTTTtagttttccttaatatttaaatttttctcatgTTGGTCATAGCTGGTATTGTCAGTAATATAGCTTTAGTTTTACTTCATATTCAAGTTTTACTCATGTTGGACGTAGcaagtattgttagtaatatcgttcaagtgtttatcatgttggacgtagctagtattgttagtaatatcgttcaagtgtttctcatgttggacgtagctagtattgttagttatatcgttcaagtgtttctcatgttggacgtagctagTATTGCTAGTAATATCATTCAAGTGTTTCTCATGCTGGACGTggctagtattgttagtaatatcgttcaagtgtttctcatgttggacgtagctagtattgttagtaatatcgttcaagtgtttctcatgttggacgtagctaatattgttagtaatatcgttcaAGTTTTACTCATGTTCGACGTatctagtattgttagtaatatctatttagttttacttattattCAAGTTTTACTCATGTTGAAAgtagctagtattgttagtaatataatttaagttttacttcATAATCAATTTTTactcatgttggacgtagctagtattgttagttatatcgtTCCAGTTCCACTCATATTAGACGTatctagtattgttagtaatatcgttttagtttttcttaatattcaaatttttctAATGTTGGGCGTAGCTGGTATTGTCAGTAATATAGCTTTAGTTTTACTTCATATTCAAGTTTTactcatgttggacgtagctcgtattgttagtaatatcgtttaagttttactcatgttggacgtagctggtattgttagttatatcgtTCCAGTTCTACTCATGTTAGACGTatctagtattgttagtaatatcgttttagttttccttaatatttaaatttttctcatgTTGGTCATAGCTGGTATTGTCAGTAATATAGCTTTAGTTTTACTTCATATTCAAGTTTTACTCATGTTGGACGTAGcaagtattgttagtaatatcgttcaagtgtttatcatgttggacgtagctagtattgttagtaatatcgttcaagtgtttctcatgttggacgtagctagtattgttagttatatcgttcaagtgtttctcatgttggacgtagctggtattgttagtaatatcgttcaagtgtttctcatgttggacgtagctagTATTGCTAGTAATATCATTCAAGTGTTTCTCATGCTGGACGTggctagtattgttagtaatatcgttcaagtgtttctcatgttggacgtagctagtattgttagtaatatcgttcaagtgtttctcatgttggacgtagctaatattgttagtaatatcgttcaagttttactcatgttggacgtatctagtattgttagtaatatctatttagttttacttattattCAAGTTTTACTCATGTTGAACGTAGcgagtattgttagtaatataatttaagttttacatGTGAAATTGGTATCTTGTTTCCTTTCTTTGTCAAAAGATGTTTTACTGTAAAATTGTGAAATGGTTTCAATAACAATGCTCTCTTCAAGAAAGGAAATACAACATCATATCAGACGACTTTGtacaaattttaatgttgtttctaaGGTGGACATACAGAGGAATACAGAATGGTTTTtccaatatttacaataaatataaggCTTATAAAAGCAATCTAGACAGAAGttcttaatttaaagaaaatgtatcTACACCAGAAACGAACAGCACAAAAGAAAACACTGAGGACGAAAATGTAATAATGTGGAACCACATTGAGGATGGCACGATTATTTTTAACGTGTAACTCAGAAAAATgtgttaacaaatatatacaaaatagagTGTTACAAAATAGAGTGTTTGATAATGGTTACACTGACATTTAAATGTCCGATATCTGGTTTAATAAAGAATACGTCGGGTCACAAAGATCACGTGCTTTGAGACTTCTGAAAACATGGTATAGACTTTCTGGTTCTAGGGCTAGATggagagaaataaaagaaaaatattctgtgaaaaaatttaaaaacatacgaATTACTCTTTTACCCTTCCCGTTTTGGGTTAAGTTGAGATAAAActagtgaaaagaaacaattataattagATGTTTTAGGTATTATGTTTTAAGGAGAAGTCTCCAAGACAAAAAAAGTATGTTGTAAAAATTCATTGAGTTAAAGTGAGTATCTACTCATATGTAATATCAAAAATCCAGATGAATAACGTAAGTAATTAACCACTAAGAAAATACAGGAATAGCTCTGCAAACACGTGCATTCTCAGTGATggtcattgttttaaaacaacctATAATCCCACGAAATCCTTGACCGTTtatgtatttacaaatatttatctacGTACCAAAACTAatgcccccaagtggctcagcggtatgtatgcgctaaaaatcgagtttcgatacctatggtgggcagagcacagatagctactgtgtagctttgtgcttaattcaaaacaacaacaaccaaaactaatGTTACTAAACTTGTGAAGACGTTTACTACCATACTCAAAAAATCAGATATCAATCTCACTCTTTAATCAGTAATAACTGAAAAAACTGCTAACCACACATGAGTTATGTACCCCTACAACCTTACTCAGGAACCACACCTATTATTTAGTCAGTAATAACTGAAAAAACTGTCAACCACACATGAGTTATGTACCCCTACAACCTGACTCAGGGACCACACCTATTATTTAGTCAGTAATAACCGAAAACACTGCTAACCACACGAGTTATGTACCCCTACAACCTGACTCAGGGACCACACCTATTATTCAGTCAGTAATAATTGAAAAACTGCTAACCACACATGAGTTATGTACACCTACAACCTGACTCAGGAACCACACCTATTATTTAGTCAGTAATAATTGAAAACTGCTAACCACACATGAGTTATGTACCCCTAGAACATGACTCAGGGACCACACCTATTATTTAGTCAGTAATAACTGAAAAACTGCTAACCACACACGAGTTATGTACCCTACAACCTGACTCAGGGACCACACCTATTATTCAGTCAGTAATAATTGAAAAACTGCTAACCACACATGAGTTATGTACACCTACAACCTGACTCAGGAACCACACCTATTATTTAGTCAGTAATAATTGAAAAACTGCTAACCACACATGAGTTATGTACCCTAGAACATGACTCAGGGACCACACCTATTATTTAGTCAGTAATAACTGAAAAAATGCTAACCACACACGAGTTATGTACCCCTACAACCTGACTCAGGGATCCACACctattatttagttattaataactgaGAAAATTGCTAACCACACACGAGTTATGTACCCCGACAACCTGATTCAGGGACCACACCTATTATTTAGTCAGTAATAACTGAAGAAACTGCTAACCACACACGAGTTATGTACCCCTACAACCTGACTTAGGGACCACACccattatttagttattaataactgacAAAATTGCTAATCACACATAGGATATATATCCTTACAGTTCGATTCAGAGACCACATTAATTGTTTAATTGGAAGTAATTCTCAACTATCAACAGACATCCTGTTgaagacagtaaaataaataaatggtagattattttattatctgatGAAATTTTTCTGCATCAAATCCACTATTTTTCCAGAAAAAAGAACCCTTAAGGTTATTAGTGGACTGCATTTTCTCACAATTAACTGATGTTGTAACAACGTAAATGCGTAGATACCTTCTTATGTATGACGCAGCGAGACAAACTGGTGTAAGCCTTCTGatgttggcccgacatggccaagcgtgttaaagcgttcgactcgtaatccgagggccgcgggttcgaatcccggttgcaccaaacatgctcgctttctcAGCCGTCGGGGCATTAAaaggtgacggtcaatgccactattcgttggtaaaagagtagcccaagagttggcggtgggtggtgatgactagctgccttccctctagtcttacactgctaaattagggacgtcttgcacagatagccctcgagtagctttgtgcgaaattccaaaacaagcaaacaaactttgcacgaaattcaaaacaaacaaaccttctgatgTTAAACAGTAGACTATACATTTCatgtgtaaaatgtaaaaaaaaaacatgtttatctatattttaaagtCTTCTGTTAGCAACGATGTAAATAGAAACAGTTTCAAAGTATTTCTCTTTGGAGTGAATCTTGgagtgatttattttatttcttcattaaaatcgATCATAAATATAACTCTAGAATAGACAAGAGCACGTGCTATTTTATCAGGCAGAAAATGTGTAGGTAAGTTTGGTGATTGTTTCTGTTATCCATAACCTTACCTTCACTGGGTAGAGAAATGTCAAGGTCATATCTGACCCAAGATCATTCTGAGCTGTACAGGTGTAAATACCAACGTCTTCCCATCTGATGTTTCGTATCAGTAAATCTCCATTATCCAGCACctgtaatgtcaaaatacataCATCAATATTTTAACCTGAAAATCATGAAGAAGCATGGTTGACCGGGTATTTCTCAAACaagcaatattttatttgtgaatgaCTTCGAATCGGCACTACTTTTGTTATACCCATACATGTATTGTTCTGTTTTGTGACACTTCGCagacaaaaaaaaagtcatttaaaaattaaataaaaaacaaagtcgTGAATTACTGAGATACAAAACTCtatgattttaattaaaaacaatctaACGTTAAAACATATCTACTCGTTAGAAATGTATAAACTTTAAATTGAATCAGAATTACTACAAGTAAAATAGAAGTTTTCTGGAGGATAAACTTGATGAAAACATACAGGCTTTCAGAAGATTAGAATCGCCTGAGTTCGACATCTCAGGCACACcacaaaaaatattgaaa
Protein-coding regions in this window:
- the LOC143223703 gene encoding zwei Ig domain protein zig-2-like, with protein sequence MSRGDDNRPLEDDKKYMVLDNGDLLIRNIRWEDVGIYTCTAQNDLGSDMTLTFLYPVKP